In the Chaetodon trifascialis isolate fChaTrf1 chromosome 12, fChaTrf1.hap1, whole genome shotgun sequence genome, ctcgcccattgtagctgggataggctccagccccccgcaaccccgaaagggataggcggtatagataatggatggatggatgtcttcTTCAGTgtattcagccttttttcttgCTACAGGAACTTGTAGCAGCTCCAGTGAGAAAAGGACCACCACTCAGGAAATACAAGGTGGCTCATGAGCTTTAAATATGAGGCCTCTCTTGCGTAATCAAATTCATTTCTAAAGCAGAGCTCCATTTTGATGGTAAATCGCCTCATTTGCATCCCTCTGCAGACTCTTCCTCCAATCTGTGCCAGTGGTAGCCGTGAAACAGTGGGCGCTATATGTACCAAGCTAACAAGAGCTGAGCGGCGGGCACAGCGAGAAAGAGCAAAAGTATGGAGGCACCCTGAACGTCCCCAACCCGCTCTGCTGCACCTGGGGGTTACAGCGCACTCCCATGGCCTTCTGGAGCACCTCACACACTTCCCTGACCAGTTCAATAAGCACTACaggtaaaatattcatttacagctcacagaaacaaagacagactgaaCTCTGATGCACACATTTAATATGAGGAGGTCTGTTATGCATGTCACAGCATCCAGAAGAGCCTGATCTCTTTTCTGCACATAGCAGCAGAAACATTTTGCATCTGTGCTGTCTTCCTAAGATGCCTCCAGTCAGTCAAACCCGAGCAACCTGAACCCCCGTCTTCAAGCTCGTCCCTCCCTGCTGGGCTGCCTTCACTGACAAATGGCCCCGAGAGAGACATCACCACGCACATACTCACCTCTCTGCTCAGGTGACACTTACACAGACACTCAGATAACTGCAGTAAACACTTACATTCAGACATCCACGCTGACATATGCGCTGGAGCGAATTTACTTGAATTTACTTGTTGTTACTTGTTCTTGTAGCAAGAACATAGTGTACATGTAGGGGTATTtatgagtctctctctctttccaggGGCATACTTGATGATCCAGCTTTTACCCAGTCTGTGATTACTTCAGCATCCTGGCCTCTCACCTACCAGCTTGGAGAAACTAGTCCGTCTCACAGCTCTTCATTTCcatcttccctccctcctcctcgctgtccCACATCACCCCAGCCTGCACCCCAGCCTCAGGCTCTGTTTAGTGGGACAACGGCTGGGCAAAGGAAACAGCACAGCTCAGTGGACAGTGAGGGAACTGCAGGATGTTCTGGAAACAGGCCCCACACAGAGCACGCACTCCTCACTGAGCATGTGCCTGCTGACATGAGTGAGGATGTTTTGCTGAACACCCTCCAGAACCTGATGATGGAAGCTGTCAGAGGGGAGCTTCTCCTTACAGCGCACCCCCGCACTGTTATCTTACCACCTGTTTCCACCAggtaaagacagacacacattgtacacacacactcacctcttTCCTCAGAAATGAAATATTGCACCAGAACATTGACATATTGTGTATTCCATTAGAACCAGGAGGACGACCAGAGTCacggctgaggaggagagagacatttgaaaaacagaaaggaacCAGCAGGGACTTAAGCGTCGCCATCCACAAAACGTCCTAAAGGTCTGTcgtcctctgctgtttccattAAAATCCAACTTATCTCTCCTGTGCTCACCTTGCCCTGACAGCTCTCCTGTACTCCACTCAGTGTCGTCCGTCGTCTTCTCTCCTCCGTCCCAGCTGCTTTACTCGTGTGCCTCCTTTCTATTCTTTGCAGCCTCCTTCCTCGCAGGCTCCCCCATAAATATTTCATAAATAATGTCCCAGTTGTATGATGACATTAGCAAAGGTTTCTGGCATTAATAAAAGAAATCCCAGCTTATTCGAGTCCTACATGTTGACACTTGTCACTTACACTTGTCACTTATCAGCATCCAAAAACTTTTTCAGCTGATTGCTTTGAATGGATCGTTAATGAGAGACATCCAATCACAATGTGCCCACAGCTTAATTGACCATGATGTGTTGAATACTAGAATTTCTTTCATACTGCATTGTGACATTTTGCAAGACTGTTAGATGACCTCTGAGGCAGCATTACACTACTTGTTAAACTTACACGATTAAGCACTTTGTATATTTAAATTTTGACTTTGACTTCATTCTTCAACCTTTGACACTGATCACATTTTCTCACATCGTTACTACAATATATGTGTCAGTCTGATCAAAGTAACAGTAATAGCAGTCAAACAGTATGGATAATGGTGCAGTATAACATCTTTATAGCTGATATTTCACTGACTGTTCAGTGTAATCCATTCCACAACAGATCTCTGAAATTAATTAGATCCTGctcatttttggaaatatgttCTATCAACAGTTTTGAAGAATCAACCACCAGTCCAAAGGATAATGTCAGGGCATTTATGGCATATATTCAAACATCAAATAAAAGTATGTTACACACATTTTCCAGTCACATTTGTGCATTTAATTTTGAATTTGAACATCCTGTAGAATGAATGACGTCTTTCTTTTGCCCCACCTCAAAGAAAGTCTGATAGAAACACAACAGGCCAAAGGAAAAAGGCAGAAGCCACAACACTGCGTCACTCaatttttatgtatttcataTTGAAGTCAATCGCATGTATGATCATTATCATGTCGACTGAACATAATAAATTAACAGCAGAATACAACAACAGGcagtgttattatttttttttaatatacttCCCATTAGTCCCTGAACTCTATTAAAAtagtgctgcattcaggtcaTAATTGCAAATATATGTACTCACACAAATGGCAGAGAAGCAGTGGTTCAGCTGTTAAGACCACCCTTCTTTCTTCAGCAACTGCCTTTTTCAAAAGAATGTGATTTTATTCAActtcatttatatttaaaatctTCTCACAGAAACATGGCGGCATCCAATCTTTCCATTCCATTAATACGCAGGTTTGATATTGATGTTACACGATTATCTTTGTGAATTTTTCTTACTTTGAAGACAAGGCACGTTCAATCACTAAATGGTGAAAAACAAAGGGAAGATGGGAGCAAACCAAAATGCcagaatacatttattttacagtaacTTCAGTTAAATTTAATTGTAAGTTAGCAGCGCTTAAATGCTGGAGCAATGTTTTATTCTGCCTCGTGTCCAGACAGTAAGATTAGCATCCTCCCATTGGATATGCATGTGCTGCGGCTGAATATCGCAGTCCATTTTCTGCCATGCTTTGCATCTTCTTCATATTGCACCTTTCAAGTGTGCATCACTGGAAGGCTGGTTGACTTAAAGTCACTGAGGAATCTTCGGTTGAACTTGTACTCAACTTGCTGGGCGACTACGATCTGTGACTGAACTTGAAGATGGTGGGAAAGATCTTGCTGTGCAGATACTGGACCTGTTCCTCCTGCGTTCGCAGCTTCTCAAATTCAAAGTAAGGGATctggagaaagagatggagaaatgagagcagagaaaTGGAGCAGAGATCTTCTACTTTTCCTTGGCTGCGAGTAAAACTCTGATGTTTCTTATAGTGGGGCTCACAAATATGAATTCATGTTAGATGAAACATGTTGgatatcctcctgagacccagcctattcatttgtgtcctctgtagtggacattcggttttggtctatatcttcTGACTTGTTTGAGCTACTcaactaagtcctggtgtgctcagtagaggacatccaggcctttccaatgatatcccatgtgtttgggtgggatgaggtgAACTttgtggagactgcagcaaaacacaaatgccAGGAAACGggaaaagataagtcaaatattgttaagatattgctttttttaactatggtaatcatattttcttgtttatgaacatgtcaggaatcataaaattgaagtcagagttcagttaaactttttgtttaggaataataatagcaatgttatgaatgtttaataatgtcaatttagttcagtagttcaacaaaagatacaggccaaatgttcagtttcatttcaaaaatggactgacattttgttttcttgtcagcctgtTATGAGTTCactgtgttatggtaaaatcgttctgttagtccactacagtggacatgctgtaaaatctaaactgaaaatattttttacaaaatagttgttgttttagctccaaagaggcaggaaacctcggttctcaggaggatatcTGGTAAACTGCAGTTTGCAAAGACGAAGCTGCGGTTTCTAAATGCAATGATCTACTAGAACACTGAAGAAGTTCACAACCTTTGACGGTGTCTTTGCGGAAATTATTATTTAGTCTGACAGCTTTCCTCAAGCGTACCTGAACCACCTCGTAGCCCATCCTGCGGAGGTGTCTCCTTTTAGTGGCTTCCTTCCCCAGCAGGTGTTGTGTGTTCCTGCAGAAACGCTTTTGGCCGTCCAAACACAGCACCACCCTGCACGCGGAGGAGACATGAAGGGGAACGTTTCGATCGGTCAAAGAATAGGTGCTAAATGTCACGCAGCTCACTCGCAACACATGTGAGTCCTTACCTTCTGTGAGTGTGCTCCCactgagacagaggcagaacaTACCCGTTCTCATCCAGGCATATTTCCACATCTGGAAGAACAACACGGCATGATACCGACGAGTGCAGCAGGAGCACCGAGGTGTGATAAAACAAGGAGTTTAGGTTAGAAACGGACTAAATGAGCCACACTGATGATTCTCTTAAAGGTGATACTGATGTGGACTTCAACCTTTGGTGCATTAAACTGATATTTCCCTGTTTTAATCACATATTCCTGTATACTGGTTTGCTTTTTACTGACCTATAGTGTATCCACTGTGAGTGCGGATCCTGGTGGAGTAAAACTTTCCccccagcagctccatcagtggATCTTTAACGCATTTGTACAAGAGACTCTCCATTGGTGTCTCGAAGGCCTCGTCCACAGACGAAAACGTCTTCACATGGAGGAAGTGGGGCAGCCTGGGACCCTGATAACAGAGACATTAAGGAGAATGAAAGGACATCGTCATATGCTTAATTTAACTGCGTACCTACTCTGTGACTTCAAAACCTGTGAAGACGTGATGCTCACCCGGTAGTAACTGCACTCTAATGAACTGGAGAGATGGAGCTGTGTCAGTTGTCCCAGTGCATTCCTGTCCAACGGCTCCCCCTGCGCTGCAGGACACACAAGGACAGCTTACATCACGGACACTGCATGCATATTACATTCACTGACATCCAACATACAACAGCTTCTGTACGACAGCTTTTTTTCTGTAACAAAAACTACTTCAAATCATAGGAAATCTTTTATTTACAGCTTGATATGCCTCTATATGAAGTCTACTTTTATGATTCCAATAATGCTACTAGTAGTATTATGCTGTGCCTCTTTATTTAAGCAACAAGCAGCAAAAGACACGAATGACTCCAGCACTCCTCTGCAGACCTATGCCTGCGTCCTCTCTGAGGCAGGAAGTAAAGGAGCACCTGACAAACGGACAGCGTGTCAGactttctctctcagcctcctGCATACCTTGCAAGTTCTGTAGGAAGTACGGGCTGAAGACTTTGGACATGTAGTTGAGAGGGAAGCGCTCCAGGTGGATGCAGGCGTGCAACACCTCAATCAGGGAGCGAGGCTGGAACTGGGAAAACCTTGCCGACAAGATACTCTCCAGCTTCTTAAACATCTGGCTGGAACactgaggagaaaaggagagattGATTAGGacagtttattttcacaacatgCTATTTTTAAGTGAGCACACTGTGTTGTTGGACTGTCCAGTCCAATAATTATTTCAGATATTCCATTATTCTCCACTTGGCTTGCAAATGCATCCATAGCTCTGGATGCATGTCCTCCAATAACCAAATGTGCTTTACACACTGCTCGTTCTGTTTTTAGTGTTTGATTTCTGTGCACTTTCACATCATAGACGGAGCTAACCTGCGGCAGGTAGTTGAGTCTCCCCATGGCGACAATCTGTTTGGCGATCTGAAGGGTGGTGTGCGTCTCAGCGTGGCACACAAAGTTCTCAGCCACAGCCTCAAAGATCGGCTCTGAGCGGCACCTCATTTGCAGACAGTACTCCATGACGGTGCTGATCAGCTCCGGATCGCAATTTCCCAGCCTCCCTGAGACACGCAGAACAGAACTTGAGCAAtttatgttacatttttaaGTTCATTTCTGCTACCACATAGCACAAATATCATTGTGACTAAAAATGGCAATGCATGCAGAATTAAATCTATTTGGACTTAAATGGCAAGTTTGCCTGAGCCCAGGTGAGGAACATAAACCACACCTGGTAGGTGTTTCTCCATGGCAGCCAGGAGCGCTCCATCATGGTTTCCCAGGATCATCAGTGCAGAGAGCACCTTAATGACTTCATCGTCACTGAAAGCCTCAAAGACCCGTGATGCTCTGTGACTCAGCCTGAGCACCAGAGGAACAGCCTGAGAAACAAATATCAGTTAATAACCTCTGATAATACTTCACATAAAGACAGAATCATACCATTTCCTCTGTTTGATCTAAATTCGTCAGTGTAAACAATAACATGCACAGCGTCCCTTAAGACACCGACAGCGCAGAGCCTTAAACATTTAGGGGTGAGGAGCTGGGAAGTGGCTGCTCTCCTTACCGGCCTCTGCTGTAACTTCACCAGGATCTGCAGGATATCGCTGACCTGACCAGCTTTCAGCCGGTGGACCAGCCTCTGAGTGTGCCTGTGCAAAGTGGACAGCATGAgtgtctgctgctggctggCAGGATTGTAACACAGAGCCAGCAGGGAGTAGACTCTGGTTGTCTCGCTGGGGGTGACTGCATCCTCTTCTACAGCAACACTTATAGAGTTCAGGACCTCCATCACCGTGGCCGACTGGCGGCCTTCCAGGGCGTACGCCACCTCACCCAGGTGGCAGAGCTGTGTCACCCCAGTGTCCCTGTtggagagcagctgcaggcacTCATTTATCAGCCTGCAGACGAGAGGGCTGCGGGGGTCCAAGCCAAATTCAACACATGCTCCGAGTAAAATGGCCAGTCCTtctgctctgtcactgctggGTAAGTCTGCCAGCCTGGAGCACAGCTCGCGGACCCCCTCCCCTTCAAACACAGGCTGGATATTTAGTTGAGCAGCTGTGTTACTCGGTGGTTTGGCGCAGGAGCGGTATGGAGAGAGATGCGCGGCTGGTCTGGCAGCTGCTTTGGGTGGCACACGTCTGCCTAACTGATACGCGGTAAGTTCATCCTCTCTTTCCCCTGGAATGAGCACCGGGCTGGGCAGAGGGGTCGCGCTCACCTGCTGGACCACCGCCGTGTTTACGTGCGTGCCATGAAAGGTACGCGCGCTCGTTGCGCACGGTTGCGCGACAACAGTTCTGCTGGCAAACTCCACATTGGAGCATCTGCTCACAGGACTGCACAGAGCCAGACGATTTAGAGGAAAACAAGCTGAGGTGTGCTGACACGCCGCTCTGACAGACGAGGAGATGCAGACGATGGACTTCATCGTTGTCTCAATGATGGAACAGCTGTGTCCTGTCCCACAACAGAGCATGGACAAGAAAAGTCACCGTCAGTGCATTTAAATACTTTTAAACACAGTGTGTTAAGTCAACAGGCGAGAGAAGTAAAGCGAGAGACGGCAGACTTTAACTCTCTGGAAAGATAACTATCAAGTTAGAAAGAGCAGATTTATAAATAGTTTTACGCTTTGTTACAAACGAACTTTAGAGAAATCTCTGCGTTTAACAACCCTGAAGATTCAGCACTGAAGTCCACTTACCTTCAGCCACACAGGAGTATCATGAAGGGGCTGCGACATGTTACGGAACTCTCCTCCAGCGTTTGGTAATAGGTTGTGTAAGACTCCATGTGTTTACACGTGCTGCCACCCTGTGGTCAAACAGTATACTGCAGGCGGGCTGTGCGTTACATACTCACGTGCTTTACGATTGGCCGGTCCGCGCTGCATCTGATTGGTTTAAATCAAGCGGTGGGAAGGTGTGGAGGTGGGCTGCAAGAGCACTAAATCGTTAAAATCCTAATTTAATTACTCCGAAAGGTGAAATAATGTCGTGTATTAAAGTCTATAAAATGCTTGGATGAACTGGACTTCAGGGATGTAAATCTGTCGgggaaatacagaaaacatgaattatttGACCTAAACGTAATCTGTGTGAGACTAATGGAATCAGCCTTTAAAATATCCGTCATGTGTTCGGtgatttcctttctttctgttgATGTTTAACAAATTATACAAATACTTTATAGTTCAGTtattataaaaaacaaaacaaaaaaacaaacaaaaaaaaaacactaaaaagcacattttgtgtttccagGTGGTGAAAAACCCTCTGATTACCCTTTCTATTTGGTAATAATGATACACTCAGGTTGGTAATCTATGAATATGTGCTCGTGGGTTTCACAGTTTCAAATAAACCACTAGTTTTTCCAAAAAGGAAGCCATCTATCAGAGGGTCTTCTCATGCATGAAGGAGGAATTTTCCACAATCTGGCAAACCAAGCGTTGTTCTTAATGATAGCTTGGAACTGAACTATGAAgcattagaaaatgaaaaacaaaacacaggaaaaagaaaagttcacaagtttgatttaaataaaatgttcagtttggtAATTAAATTTtcattgacatttttatttttatattcaagGCTTACATattgtttgcatgtgcagtcACTTGGATTGGTCTTATTTCCCTTAAAGTGTGAATCATAATTAACTTAACAGGCATTATTGACTCATCCTCCTCCTGGTTTTGTGGGCAGAGTCTAGCAACAGTTTTTAACAATTACCACAAGATGGTGCTATATGCAAACAAACTGACCTGCCTCATAGGTCACACTGATCCAAGTCACAGCTGAGCACTATGTTATCCacattcagtttgtttttgtccaatAAATGACGGAAATGTTAATCAGCGATTATACACAGCTTTTGCTCTGATATGCACCGTGTCTGTAATCAGATCACAcgcacagtttgtttttattaatcaACGCTTGCATAACTCATGCTTTGCTTGAAAAAcgttgcatgttttttcttgcGTTAATTGCTGAGGAGGTGCATGTGTCGATATGTCTGCATTCGGGATCACATTCGTGTATGAAAGAAACGAAGCCCTCCTTCAAACGGAGATTCCTGAAACATTAAAAGGATGGATCTTTGTGATGAGTA is a window encoding:
- the LOC139340581 gene encoding FAST kinase domain-containing protein 3, mitochondrial-like — protein: MKSIVCISSSVRAACQHTSACFPLNRLALCSPVSRCSNVEFASRTVVAQPCATSARTFHGTHVNTAVVQQVSATPLPSPVLIPGEREDELTAYQLGRRVPPKAAARPAAHLSPYRSCAKPPSNTAAQLNIQPVFEGEGVRELCSRLADLPSSDRAEGLAILLGACVEFGLDPRSPLVCRLINECLQLLSNRDTGVTQLCHLGEVAYALEGRQSATVMEVLNSISVAVEEDAVTPSETTRVYSLLALCYNPASQQQTLMLSTLHRHTQRLVHRLKAGQVSDILQILVKLQQRPAVPLVLRLSHRASRVFEAFSDDEVIKVLSALMILGNHDGALLAAMEKHLPGRLGNCDPELISTVMEYCLQMRCRSEPIFEAVAENFVCHAETHTTLQIAKQIVAMGRLNYLPQCSSQMFKKLESILSARFSQFQPRSLIEVLHACIHLERFPLNYMSKVFSPYFLQNLQAQGEPLDRNALGQLTQLHLSSSLECSYYRGPRLPHFLHVKTFSSVDEAFETPMESLLYKCVKDPLMELLGGKFYSTRIRTHSGYTIDVEICLDENGYVLPLSQWEHTHRRVVLCLDGQKRFCRNTQHLLGKEATKRRHLRRMGYEVVQIPYFEFEKLRTQEEQVQYLHSKIFPTIFKFSHRS